A stretch of Lathyrus oleraceus cultivar Zhongwan6 chromosome 6, CAAS_Psat_ZW6_1.0, whole genome shotgun sequence DNA encodes these proteins:
- the LOC127094966 gene encoding uncharacterized protein LOC127094966: MNKKGDSNKVDNQDVEGCQNSSLTVETENVNQESFILQKIVEARDKLEKQKQDNRKKELDLLIIKSIQNTNLLANLTIGDSIDFNKMIDEKIKEIDAKIASLN; encoded by the exons ATGAATAAGAAGGGTGACTCGAATAAG GTAGACAATCAAGATGTTGAAGGGTGTCAGAATTCATCTCTGACAGTTGAAACAGAGAATGTGAACCAAGAGAGTTTCATCCTTCAGAAAATTGTTGAAGCTAGAGACAAATTGGAAAAGCAGAAACAAGACAATCGGAAGAAAGAGTTGGATCTTCTTATAATCAAAAGCATTCAAAATACAAATTTGTTAGCCAACCTCACTATTGGCGATTCAATTGATTTCAACAAGATGATAGATGAGAAAATTAAGGAGATTGATGCTAAGATTGCTTcactcaattga